One genomic region from Alosa alosa isolate M-15738 ecotype Scorff River chromosome 12, AALO_Geno_1.1, whole genome shotgun sequence encodes:
- the zgc:86839 gene encoding cyclin-dependent kinases regulatory subunit 2-like: protein MSKQIYYSDKYTDEHYEYRHVVLPRELAKQVPKSHLMSEDEWRRLGVQQSLGWVHYMIHEPEPHILLFRRPLPKM, encoded by the exons atgtcaaagcaAATATACTACTCGGATAAATACACCGACGAGCATTATGAATACAG GCATGTCGTATTACCCCGAGAACTGGCGAAGCAAGTCCCCAAATCACATTTGATGTCAGAGGATGAGTGGCGGAGACTTGGGGTGCAGCAGTCACTAGGTTGGGTACACTATATGATCCACGAACCAG AACCTCATATACTCTTATTTCGAAGACCTCTTCCAAAGATGTGA